The genomic region GACTATTTAACAATAAGCTTTTCAGTATAGTATTTGTTTTTCGTTTTAACTTTAATAAAATACGTTCCGCTTTTGAAACCGGAAATATCAATTTGCTTAAATGTATTTTTGATATTTGGTTTTTCACATACCTTTTTGCCTAAAACATCTGTAATCTCAATATCAAAAGCCGAAAACTCGTTCGAAACAATAATGTTTATAAAGTTTTTAGCAGGATTAGGATAAATTGAAATATTATCGGCTGAAATATCAGCAATATTTGTCGGTTGAGAAAAATGCAGTTCAAATCTGTCAAAAGTTGCTCCGCCTGAATGAGTGAATGTATAAACAGAGGTTTCTTTTAGGTTTTGATAAGTTCCCGCAAACTTGTCAACAATAAAAATATCAGCAGAAAGGTTTGTTCCACTTAAACTTATTTCATACACGTCAGAATTATTGCCTTTAAATCCAAGTTTAATTATCTGTTCATCAAAAAAATACGGAACTGCATTTAAAGCAAATTCTATATTGTTGTTCGTTGTCCAAATGAGAGGAACATTTTCATCAAGGGAATACATTTTGTAAAGATCGTATTGTCCGTCAAAAGAAAAGTTTGCATTAGGGTTTTCAATGATTTTAGTTTCGTCAAAAAAGCCGTTTGCAGATGTTTGCAGAGTAATGAATAAGTCTCCGGTTGTTTCTTTATAAAAGTTTGTGGTATTGTGTACCCTTGCTCCGTTTGTAATTTGTATTTGTGCATTATTAACGGAAGCATGAACAAAAAAGCCCTGCATTGCCGGGATATATTGTGTTCCGCCGTTTATTGCCCCGCTTATTGTGTTGTAACCTCTGTAATTATGAATAACGTCATCATAAAAATATACACTTTGGTCAAGGTTTGTAAGTATGATATTTGAATTATCAATATTTGCTTGTGAAAAATCAATTACCGAAGTATAAGGATTTCCGAGCAAGTGCCAACCTTCAAATTGGTCAGCCATCGCTGTATTTGTCCAACTGAGCAGAGGGCTTGTATATGTGCCTGTATGAAGATTTCCGGAAAAGTTCAATGTTGTTTCTGTAAAGTAATAGGCATAGCCCTGCATTGTTGTCAGGTTTGATGCAGCATAGCTTATCCACCCTTGTGTTCCGGTTATTGTTCCTCCGCTCCAACTGTCGGAGGTTGTTTCGTCATAATAATAAAAATTATTTGTGTTGAACATTGTCAAAGGAGCATTTACAACCGGAGGTGTTAAATAATGCCACTGCGTTCCGCTCAAATATCTTTCAACTGTTGCCGGAACATTTATTGTAGAATTAATAAACGAACCAGTTCCTGTTACATCTGATTTTATAACTAAGCCGGTATTTCCTGCATTGTTTGTCATAGTTCCGTTTACAGAAAGAGAAAAGCCGGGGTTTATTTGTAAATTTGCACCGCTTTGAATTGTCAGATTATTCGTTTCCCCCGCTGATGTAATTATCGGGAAATTGTTGCTTTCTAAACTTACATCAGGAATCACAACGTTATCAAGAACTGTAGGGACTTGCTGTTTTTGCCAGTTTGTTGCATCAGCCCAATCTGTGTTACTTGTGCCTCGCCACACAATAAAATCACAATTGTATTCGTCAGCTCCGATATCCGGAACGGTTAAATCTCTAATCTCTCCGTCAAAATCTGCTGTAATACCGGCAATAACTTGCCCGCCCCCGTCAATATTTGTAATTGCAGATGTTTGAATATGTAAATCTGTTGAGCTTATAAAAGCTGCGTCTTCGCTGATTGTGTTTTGCTCATAAGTTACACAACGTATCTTATAGCTTGCCAGTATTTGGTCTGAAACATTTGTATCATAGTAAATTAAGTTTTTCACAGAAGGGGTTCCGGCATAATACAAATTATTGTCCGAATTAGTTGAAATTGTCGAGTATTCTGCTGATTTATATAGTGTTGCAGCAATTGCTCCGATTGTAACATCAACTTTGTTTACTACAATATTGTTGCGAACATCTGAACTTGCCGAACCGTAGCTGAAGCCTTCCGTAAAAATACCGGCACTTTCGTTTGTTTCTGCTGTTGAAACAAAATTCAGCAAAATTGAATTATTATATATGTTTGCTGTTCCTTTTCGGTTTGAGATACCTCTTGTTGTCGGATAATTATAGGTATCAGTTGCAGGTGTTCGAATATCATGAACAAAATTATTGTAAATGTCGGCCGTTCCCCCGTAAATTTCAATTCCGGAGGCCATATCAACACCTTCAATGTCATAAACATCATTGTTGTAAAAATTAATTGTGCTTTCATAAGCTCGCAAACCCACAACTTGAGATGCTGTTCCGTAAAGTCCGTGAACAATATTATTGTAGAAGTTTCCTTGATTATTCCCGGCTCCGTAAATTCCGAGAGTCCTGTGATTTGTTGTTCCGTTTGTGATTGTATTATGATGAATTGCCAGATTTTTCTGACTCCAAGTTAAAATTCCGACAGCCCTGCTTGCTCCGTTGCTTATTCCGAAATTATTTACCGTACAATTCATAATTTCTACGGCATCATCGTACAAAGGCTCTTGCCCTGTAACATCATAGCCGAAAACTTTAAAACCGTTATAAGAACTTTCAACAGAAATATTATCGTAAGTATTAAATGAATTTGTACCCGATATACTTGTGGGTGTAATTGTTGTCCTTACAAGCTGGTAAATTCCGACAGAGTTTATATTGTTGTTATTCAGAGTTACCGTACAATTTTTAATGGTATTGTGTTGAGCTCCGTCTGTCGGCGAAACAGTTGTAATATAATAGCCGTATTCTACATCCGAACCACTCGCAATCGATATGTCAATTCCGTCAAAAGTGTAATAATCTCCTCCGTTTATGTGTATCCCGAAATCTTCATCGGCAGTTGTTCCTGTCGGTTTTAAAACTGGATTTGCAGAAATCCCTGACTTTTGAAATGTAATTGTATTTGTTGCTGTTCCTGAAATTTCCAGCGAAGGCACATCTTCGATAAAAACTTGCCCGCTCAAAACATTAAAAACAACCGCACAAGAAATACCTCTGTCGTTTAGGCTGTTAATTGCATCTGTAAACCTGTTGAAATTTGTGCCGACTGTTGCCGAAGTATTATCAATTGTATAAGTTCCGCAAAGCGGATTTCCGGTATTGTATTCATCTGCACCTATATCCGGAGTTGTTGCGTGACGGGTATCACCATCAAAGTCAGAGGTATATCCTGTAATCGGAGTTCCTCCGTTGCTTATTCCGCTTGTTTGAGTTACGTCAATGTGTAAATTATAAGGCAAAATTGTACTTTTAAACGGAGGGTTTTCCTCAATGGAATTTATATCATTAGGCGACGGAATTCGATATGCCGGCAAATCTAAATAATCAACGATATTCCCGGCATCATACGCTAAGGCGTATTTTGAATTTGCAATACCGTTGTAATAACAATTATTATTTGTGCCGGCAGAAACATTTCCTAAATCTGCGGAAAGTTTAAAATAAAGAACATTTGCACGAGTTCCCGTTGTTGCATTTGTGTTATTTTCAAAAACATTATTTCTAAAATCTGCCGATGAGCCTTCAAGATACAGACACGTACTTTCGTTACCGGCATTTGTAGAGTTATATGCGATATATACTGAATTATAAAAAATGTTTTGCGTTCCTGCTGTGTATCTGAAACTTATTCCTCGTGTTGAGGGATAGCCGTTTAAAGTTGAATTACCGGAAGGGGCTTTTATGTCGTAAACAAAGTTATTATAAACATTTGAAGTTCCTCCGTAACCCTCAATTCCGGTTGCCATCTTTATTCCCTCTATATTATGAACTTCATTCAAATAAATATTCATACTTGAATTGTACTGCCTTATACCTACAACTTGAATACCCTTTCCGTAAAGTCCGAAGACAGTATTTGAGAAGATATTTCCGGAATTGTTTCCTGCACAGTAAATTCCTAATGTACGGTCGGCAGAATTTCCATTTTTAACGGTATTATTATTTATTGACAGGTTTTTTTGGCTCCATGTTTGGATTCCTGTTGCCCTGTTAATACTTGCACCTGCAAGCCCGAAATTATCAATAATTACATTTTGAACTATACAGGCATCATCATATACAGGCTCTTGTCCTGCAACATCGTAGCCGTGAAGACAAATTCCGTAATAAGAGTTTTGAATTGAAACATTATCGTAAACATTAAACGAATTTGTCCCTTCTGCAGAAGTCGGGTTAATAGTTCCGGTTTTAATGTTTTGGAAAATTCCTTTTGATGTTTCGTTTGTATTGCTTAAGTTTATTGAACAATTTTTAACTGTATTATACTGTGAACCGTTTGTTGCAGAAGTGTTGTAAAGATAATATCCGTATTCCACTGCCGAACCACTCGCAATTGAAATGTCAATTCCGTCAAAAGTAAAGTAATCGCATCCGGCAAGGCTTATTGCCGCATCGTCAAAGGATGCAGTTCCTGTTGGTTTTATAACAGGATTAGCTCCGTTCCCGTATTTTTGAAAGATAACCGGTCTTGTTGCATCTCCGGTTGCGGTAATTACAGGCGGATCTTCGTTAAATATCTCATCAGATGCAACAAGGAAAGTTATCCCTCCGGTTCCTATTCCGCAGGTATTTATTGCATTAATTGCTTCTGTAAAGTTTGCATAATCACCTCCGACGGCACTTATTGTTTTTGTTCCTGCCGGAGGAGCATAAATTTCAATATTATCAACTGCCCAATAGTTTGACCAGTTGTTGTTGTCTGTATATCTCCATCTTACATAAACTGTTGCCTGATTTGCAGCATAGGCAGAAATGTCAAATTCTATAACCTCAGGACCGAAAGTGACGGTATTATATGTTACAACATCATTCCATATACTTCCGTCATTGCTGACCTGCACTTTTCCGTCGGCAATATTGGCAGAGCTTCTGAACCTGTGGGTAAATTTTAAAACCACCATATCTCGACCGGTACAATTTATTGCCGGAGTTGTAAGACTTGCATCAGACTTATTTGTATTATCTCCATACCAATCGTCATCAAAAATTGCAAAGTCAGCATCAAAATCAGCTCCTGTTAAAATGCCGCTTCCGTATCTTCCTCCTGGATCGTTAAAACGCCAATCATAAGTTGCAAAACCTCCCGAATGAACAGTATTTGTCCATCCGGACGGCAATACTTGTCCTGTAAAGTCTTCGCTTAATAAAATACAACAAGATGTACAGACCGGATCCGTAAGTGTTACTGTCTTTTGCTTAACACAACCGTAAGCATCTGTTACTTCAACGGTATAAATTCCGGCTGTTAGGTTTTGTGCAATATTTGTTGTTGAAACGTTCGGAGTCCAAACATAAGTATAAGGTTCAATACCTCCCGTAACATTTGCAACAATCTGACCGTCAGAAGCCCCGAATGAACTCGGATTTGTGTCCGTGGTTGTAACAGCAAGTAGTTGAGAGGCTTCCTTAATTATAACACTTGCATTATAAGTCGCAGAGTTTCCGTCTGTGACAGTTACGGTATAAGTTCCGGCAGATAAGCCTGAAACAGAAAGTGTTGTTTCTCCTCCGGGTGACCACAGATATGTATGTGTCGGCGGTCCTGGTGTGGTTGTAACTGTTGCTGTTCCGTCGCTTGCTCCGGTACAAGTTATGTTTGTAGAAGCAAGCTCAAGAGAACCGGCAACTTGTGTAAATCTTACGGCATCGAAAAGAACTTTTTTTCCGTTGTCTGCATAAGCAACAGCATCTCCCAGTCTTACGTAGCCATTTTTTCCTTGCGAGAATTGGTAGGTTCCTATATCAACCCAGGCTCCTTGATTTGCAAGCTGGTTGACAGTAACACTTGTATTACCCCCATCATAGAAAATCTTATAATAAGCGGAACTTGTGACTGCTGCAGCAGAATATGAGTCTGTAAAAGTTGCCGGAATATAAACTTCTACTTTATAGGAAGCTGAGTTTGGTAAGTCCGGCGTCCATGAAACCCAGCAAATATCAGAACTTGCACCACCTTCGCCTCCTGTCCACCAAATATGCCCGTTACTTCCGGCTGCATTTTTCACATGCCGATAGTAGCGTTGTGTTGCTCCGTTTTGTGAATTATTTATGTAAAAACCGTGGTTATAATATGTATTTTGAATTGTTAAATTATCGTAAGTTTGCTCAGAACTTCTTGCGGTAAGAGTCCACGCAACAGTTCCGTGTGAACCGTCTGCATCAAGGTTTTGGAAGCCGTTGTTGTAGCCTGGCCAATCGTAGTAGGCATCAACACCATCGTAACTCGGATACCCGGGTGTGTTTTTATCTCCCCACGGATCATTAAATATTAGAGTGTGCTGCCCGTTAACATAACCGACAACTAAAGTTAAATGACCGGATGCCGTGATCCAAGAACAAATCGGATGCGGGTACTCTGCATCTATTTCTGCTTGTGTTTTTGCAAAAGTTGCATTTCCGAGCCACACATAACTTCCGGAAACAAGATTGTGTAGATTTTGGTAGTTTCGCATACCGTCGCCTCCTCCCGGAGATGTGTACGGGGATACCCACATATATGCGTAACCACCGTATGCGTTTTTAGAGGAAGAGTAAGCATCAAATGAAAATTCATTATATTTATATCTGTCGAGGACATAGCCGGAGTAATCGGAATAATGCGGTGTTCCTGTTACGGAAGGGTAGCTTTCGGCTGCAACAGGCCACTTAGGCAGTCGGTTGTAATATGCCAATGCCATATTTGTTGTTGTCGGGGCACAGGCAGAACCTCCGTTCCTTCCGGTAGGAGCATCATATTTTTGATGAATATAAGGAACCGGTTTAGTCAGATGTGTTATGGCTTTTGTGCTTTTCAGCCCACCTAAATCATAGAATTTCGGCTTTAAGTTTTGCGGATTATCAAGTAAAACTGTGGTTGAAATGATTTTAGATTTTGAAATATTTAATTTTGCTCTTATTATTTGTCGTTTATCATAAGTTTGGAATAAGATGCCGTTTTGCAGGTCAAAAGAAGGTGTCATTTCATATACATCCGGTGTATTTGTAATTTGTCTGGTATTTAAACCTTTATAGTCAGCAATATATATGTCGGAACTTTTTAAAATAAAATTTGTTGCATCGGCATCAGTTTTTTGAAAAATGATGTTTTCCGATTTTGCATCCCAATTTCCGGCTCCGCCCTTTCCCAATTTATACAACTTTTTTGTTTTTAATTCATAGACCAAAAGCTCCATATTTTTGTTTTGAAAAAGAATTTTTTTGCTGTCGGGCGACCATTTGGGATAAATTACACCTTTGTTATCGTTGGGAATAATTATTTGTTTTAAGCTATTCAAATCTAAAAGCTTAAAATAATTTTGTTCAACATCATAGACTGCATATTTTTTGTCCGGAGAAACAGCGGAAAGGTTTGAATAGCTGTCTGTTCCGTATTTGGCTATTGCGTTTCCCGTCTTTATACAAAATTCGTTGTTTATGCTGAAAGCAAAGCTGTTATTATCGTCAGAGAAACTTACTTGGCTGCATAAATTTACGGGGTTAGTAAGAAGTTCAATGTTCTTTTTGTTTTTTAAATCAAAAAAAGCCGGCATTTGTTTGCCTTGTTTAGTGATTTTTTTATACCCGATTTTACTAAAGTCGGAAGAAACAGAAAAATACCTTCCGCAACCGGGACTTTCAACTAATGTTTCGATTTTGCCGTTGTTTAAGAGAAGAACTTTTGAGGCGTAGTTATCGGTAAAAACGATTCCGTATGGCGTTTTAATCGGATTAATAAAATAACCGGAGTTTTCTGCTTGGTAGGTTTGTGTTTGTGTTTTTTGTGCATAAATTCCTGTTAACAGAAATATAAGAATTGTAAAAAGAATAAATTGTTTCATAAGTATTGGTTTATGATAAAGAGAACTGACAAAGATAAAGCATTAAATTAAAAATATTAGGTGTTTTTTTAAAAAAAAGAGAGCTTATGTGTCAATTTTTGAAACAGCTTTCTGTAACAGGATAATTTTTTACTATTATATTGCCGTGCATTTTCAATATAATCGTTTGTCATTTTGGAAGTTAGGGGGCTTTAGGTTCTTTATAATGTCAATGCAAAGGTTTTGTTGTATATGTGAGGACAGTAATAAGATTTATTTTGTGTTGTTTGGGTGTAATGTTTTTATTTACTCTGCAATAAGCTTAACAAATCACTTTAACAAAAAAACATTGTCTTAATTTTCCCGGAATTATATGCCGTTAGTTATTGTTCGTTTTTGTCTTTTTTGAATCTTTTTATATATTTTCTCCAAAAAACATATAAAGCTGTAATATAAATAACTATTCCGCCTAAAGTATAAAGCAGATACTGATCCGGGTAATCAGTATTCATTCCCAGTAAAGGGATAATTGCACTAAGAATTAAAGGAGCAATAAACGGTGCTGCAATTCCCGCTCCGAATACTTGATCGTGTGCTGCTCGAGTTTTAAAATCTTTATCTAATATTCTTATTAATGTTAAACCGGAGGATAATGTTCCTGTTAAAGTTCCGAATAAACCGGCGATTCTTTCAAAAGCATATTTCATCCCGGATCTTCTTACCTCATGAAATATGAAATAAACCGTAAACACACCGCCTACTGTAGTCATTGTTAGTATAATACCCAAATATTTCAACAAAACAGGAATTGAAATTGCAGCAATTGAAGCTGTTACCATAAAATCTAATGATATGCCGGAAATTCTTGTAAGTAAACCGTTATTCAGCATATTCCCCCATCCTAATTTGTAAATTATTTTTTTTACGGGAATTGCAATTAATGCAGCAAAAATAAAATGTAAGCCCCAGGCTGTGTTAACTAGTTGATGAATTAATTTGCTTTTTTCATTAATTGTAAAAAGACCTTTTTCTACTCCCTTTAAAAAGATAAATGTAATAATATATACAAAAATTACTGCTGCTATTTGGAATGAAAAGCCGTCTATAGCGGCGGTATCAGTTGTTAAATTTCCGGCACTTGGTTGTTCTTTCAGTTCCTTAATTACCCCTTTCTCCTGATTTTCAGAAGTTTCAACCTTATGCGTTTCTTTGTAATATTTTTTCTTTAGTTGATAAATAATAATTACACCTATAAGAGCTGCCCAAACGTAACCGATTGCTGCAAATGTTAAACCTATATCTCCTGCATTTTCAAAACCGGAAGCCTCCCAAGATTTTCCGAGAGAATAGCTTTGTCCGGGACCTTGTGAAAAACCCAACATAAGGAAGTAACCCAAAGTAGGAAATATATCCGGCATAATTGTTTGCATAAATACATAAGCAATTACCAACCCGATAATTAATTGAACTCCTGTTGTAACAGACATCAGCAAACCAACGGCAAAAGTGCTTTTTGATCCTTTACCTTCAGCTTTCCTTAATGTCATTGCAATAAAAACAATTGCCAATAAATGATAAACATAATTCCCTAATCTTTCTGAAGATGTTTCAATCAGCCCGAAACCGCCGGTTCCTATTGTCAACAATAAAAAACCCGCCAAAATATTGTTAGGAACCATAAATTTTTGCAATATTTTTACTTTCGATCTTAAAATAGTTGCAACAAATAAGGCAGCACCTAAAATGCTTATATCCAACACAAAATCCCACTGAATAGCCATATACTTTTATCAAAATTCGGATAAAGATAAAAAGTTTTATGAATTTTTTTGAGGATGATTAGTAAATTTTGATGTAATTTTACATACATATTTTACGTTAAGGCAAGATAGCAGCTATGCGATATAGTTTATTCATCATATTATTATTTTTTAATTTGCAATTATCTGCACAAAAAAAAATGAATGCCATCGAAATGCTTGAGAAAGTAAAAACAGAAGGCGGAGCCATTGCTTTACAACGAATTAATGAAAACGGAGATACTTCTTTGCATGTAAAAATAAGACCGATTATAATATACCCGAAACGAACATTTAAGAATAATAGACATAAAAAAAGATATTATCGTTTAGTCAGAAATATTAAAAAAGTATATCCATATTCTATTATTATTAAGAATATTTTTGTTGAGACTGAGTTTGTTTTACAAAACATGGAGAACAACAAAGAACGAAGAAAATATATCAATAAAAAAGAAAAAGAACTTAAACGAAAATTTGAAGGCACTATACGAAACATGACTTATTCACAAGGTCGAATTTTAATAAAATTAGTGGATAGGGAAACGCAACATACAACTTATGAGCTTGTTAAGCATTTTAAAGGAGGCATTGCCGCATTTTTTTGGCAAGGAATTGCAAAGATATTTGAAACCGACTTGAAATATGAATATGACCCCGACGGAACAGATAAATGGATTGAAGAAATAGTATCAAGAATAGAAAACGGACAACTTTAATTGTTTGTTTTTATTTTAAAAAAGATATTTTTAAATTAATCTTTAATTAAATCATTTATAATCTTCTCCGTTTTTGAACCTCCCCAATTTAATGCTCCCGTTTCTTTAATTTTAATTATTCCGTCTTTTGAAATTACAAAAGTTGTAGGAATACTTTGAGAGAAAAACACTTCAGGAGATTTGTATTTTGTGGTATAAACCGGGAATGTATAGGATTTTTTATCAATAAAGGCTTTTACTCTTTCCGGGCTTTCGTTAGAAACCAATAAAAAAGCAATATTTTCATTGTCTTTAAATTTATCGTAAAGTTGTTGTATTCCCGGCATTTCACCAACACAAGGCGGACACCATGTTGCCCACAGATTTAAAAAAACAACTTT from Bacteroidales bacterium harbors:
- a CDS encoding DUF4294 domain-containing protein; protein product: MNAIEMLEKVKTEGGAIALQRINENGDTSLHVKIRPIIIYPKRTFKNNRHKKRYYRLVRNIKKVYPYSIIIKNIFVETEFVLQNMENNKERRKYINKKEKELKRKFEGTIRNMTYSQGRILIKLVDRETQHTTYELVKHFKGGIAAFFWQGIAKIFETDLKYEYDPDGTDKWIEEIVSRIENGQL
- a CDS encoding T9SS type A sorting domain-containing protein translates to MKQFILFTILIFLLTGIYAQKTQTQTYQAENSGYFINPIKTPYGIVFTDNYASKVLLLNNGKIETLVESPGCGRYFSVSSDFSKIGYKKITKQGKQMPAFFDLKNKKNIELLTNPVNLCSQVSFSDDNNSFAFSINNEFCIKTGNAIAKYGTDSYSNLSAVSPDKKYAVYDVEQNYFKLLDLNSLKQIIIPNDNKGVIYPKWSPDSKKILFQNKNMELLVYELKTKKLYKLGKGGAGNWDAKSENIIFQKTDADATNFILKSSDIYIADYKGLNTRQITNTPDVYEMTPSFDLQNGILFQTYDKRQIIRAKLNISKSKIISTTVLLDNPQNLKPKFYDLGGLKSTKAITHLTKPVPYIHQKYDAPTGRNGGSACAPTTTNMALAYYNRLPKWPVAAESYPSVTGTPHYSDYSGYVLDRYKYNEFSFDAYSSSKNAYGGYAYMWVSPYTSPGGGDGMRNYQNLHNLVSGSYVWLGNATFAKTQAEIDAEYPHPICSWITASGHLTLVVGYVNGQHTLIFNDPWGDKNTPGYPSYDGVDAYYDWPGYNNGFQNLDADGSHGTVAWTLTARSSEQTYDNLTIQNTYYNHGFYINNSQNGATQRYYRHVKNAAGSNGHIWWTGGEGGASSDICWVSWTPDLPNSASYKVEVYIPATFTDSYSAAAVTSSAYYKIFYDGGNTSVTVNQLANQGAWVDIGTYQFSQGKNGYVRLGDAVAYADNGKKVLFDAVRFTQVAGSLELASTNITCTGASDGTATVTTTPGPPTHTYLWSPGGETTLSVSGLSAGTYTVTVTDGNSATYNASVIIKEASQLLAVTTTDTNPSSFGASDGQIVANVTGGIEPYTYVWTPNVSTTNIAQNLTAGIYTVEVTDAYGCVKQKTVTLTDPVCTSCCILLSEDFTGQVLPSGWTNTVHSGGFATYDWRFNDPGGRYGSGILTGADFDADFAIFDDDWYGDNTNKSDASLTTPAINCTGRDMVVLKFTHRFRSSANIADGKVQVSNDGSIWNDVVTYNTVTFGPEVIEFDISAYAANQATVYVRWRYTDNNNWSNYWAVDNIEIYAPPAGTKTISAVGGDYANFTEAINAINTCGIGTGGITFLVASDEIFNEDPPVITATGDATRPVIFQKYGNGANPVIKPTGTASFDDAAISLAGCDYFTFDGIDISIASGSAVEYGYYLYNTSATNGSQYNTVKNCSINLSNTNETSKGIFQNIKTGTINPTSAEGTNSFNVYDNVSIQNSYYGICLHGYDVAGQEPVYDDACIVQNVIIDNFGLAGASINRATGIQTWSQKNLSINNNTVKNGNSADRTLGIYCAGNNSGNIFSNTVFGLYGKGIQVVGIRQYNSSMNIYLNEVHNIEGIKMATGIEGYGGTSNVYNNFVYDIKAPSGNSTLNGYPSTRGISFRYTAGTQNIFYNSVYIAYNSTNAGNESTCLYLEGSSADFRNNVFENNTNATTGTRANVLYFKLSADLGNVSAGTNNNCYYNGIANSKYALAYDAGNIVDYLDLPAYRIPSPNDINSIEENPPFKSTILPYNLHIDVTQTSGISNGGTPITGYTSDFDGDTRHATTPDIGADEYNTGNPLCGTYTIDNTSATVGTNFNRFTDAINSLNDRGISCAVVFNVLSGQVFIEDVPSLEISGTATNTITFQKSGISANPVLKPTGTTADEDFGIHINGGDYYTFDGIDISIASGSDVEYGYYITTVSPTDGAQHNTIKNCTVTLNNNNINSVGIYQLVRTTITPTSISGTNSFNTYDNISVESSYNGFKVFGYDVTGQEPLYDDAVEIMNCTVNNFGISNGASRAVGILTWSQKNLAIHHNTITNGTTNHRTLGIYGAGNNQGNFYNNIVHGLYGTASQVVGLRAYESTINFYNNDVYDIEGVDMASGIEIYGGTADIYNNFVHDIRTPATDTYNYPTTRGISNRKGTANIYNNSILLNFVSTAETNESAGIFTEGFSYGSASSDVRNNIVVNKVDVTIGAIAATLYKSAEYSTISTNSDNNLYYAGTPSVKNLIYYDTNVSDQILASYKIRCVTYEQNTISEDAAFISSTDLHIQTSAITNIDGGGQVIAGITADFDGEIRDLTVPDIGADEYNCDFIVWRGTSNTDWADATNWQKQQVPTVLDNVVIPDVSLESNNFPIITSAGETNNLTIQSGANLQINPGFSLSVNGTMTNNAGNTGLVIKSDVTGTGSFINSTINVPATVERYLSGTQWHYLTPPVVNAPLTMFNTNNFYYYDETTSDSWSGGTITGTQGWISYAASNLTTMQGYAYYFTETTLNFSGNLHTGTYTSPLLSWTNTAMADQFEGWHLLGNPYTSVIDFSQANIDNSNIILTNLDQSVYFYDDVIHNYRGYNTISGAINGGTQYIPAMQGFFVHASVNNAQIQITNGARVHNTTNFYKETTGDLFITLQTSANGFFDETKIIENPNANFSFDGQYDLYKMYSLDENVPLIWTTNNNIEFALNAVPYFFDEQIIKLGFKGNNSDVYEISLSGTNLSADIFIVDKFAGTYQNLKETSVYTFTHSGGATFDRFELHFSQPTNIADISADNISIYPNPAKNFINIIVSNEFSAFDIEITDVLGKKVCEKPNIKNTFKQIDISGFKSGTYFIKVKTKNKYYTEKLIVK
- a CDS encoding TlpA family protein disulfide reductase; amino-acid sequence: MKSLKEKFKIYLKKKSTFGKISDLIFIALIIALFIPGSRLAIGGFVNRIKSMVVEPSVKDAGNESGLNMNDYFWELEDISGKKVNLQDYKGKVVFLNLWATWCPPCVGEMPGIQQLYDKFKDNENIAFLLVSNESPERVKAFIDKKSYTFPVYTTKYKSPEVFFSQSIPTTFVISKDGIIKIKETGALNWGGSKTEKIINDLIKD